One Setaria italica strain Yugu1 chromosome I, Setaria_italica_v2.0, whole genome shotgun sequence DNA window includes the following coding sequences:
- the LOC101775162 gene encoding ADP-ribosylation factor GTPase-activating protein AGD12 — MSAGHGDTGASAMMAKLKELLHRSENRICADCSAPDPKWASANIGVFICVKCSGVHRSLGTHISKVLSVTLDKWTDNEVESMIEVGGNSNANAIYEAFLPEGYQKPHPDSSQEEREKFIRSKYELQEFLKPSLRIVSHHTSDDCGKHAGSASHSDGSKSEIGMIEFIGILNVKVIGGTNLAIRDMSSSDPYVVLTLGHQKVQSSVIKGNLNPVWNEELKLSVPREYGPLKLQVFDHDMMSKDDLMGEAEIDLQTMINAAAAFGNPELLGDMQIGRWLKSEDNALVRDSAVVVAGGKVKQGVSLKLQHTESGELELEMEWMPLNM; from the exons ATGAGTGCAGGACATGGCGACACAGGGGCCTCAG CTATGATGGCAAAGCTGAAGGAGTTATTGCACAGAAGTGAAAATCGCATTTGTGCTGATTGCAGCGCGCCTGATCCCAAATGGGC ATCAGCCAATATTGGGGTATTCATTTGTGTAAAATGTTCTGGCGTCCACAGAAGTCTTGGTACACATATTTCAAAG GTTCTGTCAGTAACACTAGATAAGTGGACTGACAATGAAGTTGAGTCAATGATAGAAGTTGGTGGGAATTCAAATGCCAATGCAATATATGAGGCTTTTCTGCCAGAGGGCTACCAGAAGCCACATCCAGATTCTAGccaggaagagagagaaaagttcATCAG GTCAAAATATGAGCTGCAGGAATTTCTGAAGCCAAGCCTGCGGATTGTCTCTCATCATACTAGTGATGACTGTGGAAAGCATGCAGGCAGTGCCTCCCATTCTGATGGTTCCAAGAGTGAA ATCGGCATGATTGAATTCATCGGAATATTGAATGTCAAGGTGATAGGAGGCACCAACCTAGCCATCAGGGACATGTCAAGTAGTGACCCATATGTGGTCCTGACGCTTGGGCATCAG AAAGTACAATCTTCTGTAATCAAAGGCAACCTGAATCCTGTCTGGAATGAAGAACTGAAGCTCTCTGTTCCTCGGGAATATGGACCTCTGAAGCTG CAAGTGTTCGATCACGACATGATGTCCAAGGATGATCTCATGGGTGAGGCCGAGATTGACCTGCAGACGATGATCAACGCCGCTGCTGCGTTCGGTAATCCGGAGCTGCTGGGCGACATGCAGATCGGCCGGTGGCTCAAGTCCGAGGACAACGCGCTCGTCAGGGACAGCGCCGTGGTGGTCGCCGGTGGCAAGGTGAAGCAAGGGGTATCGCTGAAACTGCAGCACACGGAGTCCGGGGAACTAGAGCTGGAAATGGAGTGGATGCCGCTCAACATGTAG